A segment of the Lolium perenne isolate Kyuss_39 chromosome 3, Kyuss_2.0, whole genome shotgun sequence genome:
acaatagcaactgataattaatttgtcgagggcccggagattgtataactgaaaaagttcgcagaagtcaacgctcacagagtattcttggaagtagtgctcttccttaaCACGCACCATGATAGACTCGATCCCTCTCTTTGTGGCATTACTGTACCACACATGCAAATTACGCATACTtgttggtagcttcctgagattctcgaccaaatctttcccttgaacaaatttaTATTCTACTTCAGCGAAGGGGTAATCGATgtattgtcgagaactttgaacggccttctcgtcaaacaccatgagaggggggaccgattgaacgggttgttctcCGAGCTGGTGCACTTGTTGTTTCCCTTTTTTCGCTGTGACACCCGATTGATTGCGTTTTTTCGCCTCCACCATctcgtcatacgacctttcaatagaatgcctatagtcagatggcggcgatggtacagggtcatatagattctcaacggtacgcacaactttcaccggatctagtgtcttctcaaaaggtatctctggcactttcttaGCAAAAAAGGATTTCAGCTCGGAGTTACAGGTTTCCATGTTTTCCTCGAtacttttttcccaaggtaacttctcaataggcggcagtggtttctcctttctagatctcttcctaggtggtgtaccgttccgcttaaaggATGCTGCCTTATgcagaggatctcgagatggcggACTCAcgttggggtccctctcaggtaggtgtggactttgctgctcatgtggactgctaccaagaggagtcggtggcctttcctGCTCAAGTGGACTGCTacgaggagtcggtggcctttgcaaaaggacgatgtaTTTCTTGGGCCATAGggtgaaaccgtgcttgacatcggccattgtcttctcatcgtcacctctaggaaaatcaagctccactgttttaaaacccgaaacaacttcatccaccccgacacgaacacagccaggtggaatgggcatatgatggtgcgttgctccatcttcatttgggtaaacatagccgaccgccaccttaacagacgcgttcctgaataacatatgtagctcgcaatctgtcttctccgtgacataatccatggggtagcttcctccacatccgtcaagatgcgtggaacccacactgcttcttcgctgagatggggcggcATTGGCTtgaggatcctgtagaaacatcggctgatcaggtgccctctgatttttctcaagTGCCTCCACCCTATTTAACAATTCCGTTAACCTGTCtgactccttcttcttctttcgcgaacggcttctataagtgtcagcgcacaccggccacgcttccttcagggtctgacctgggcgagctcgaacCCGTCtaacgtgttcaggattccccaaagcgagtgtcagctcatcattctctctatcgggaatgtactctccctttctgaccttttcaattgcatctacaagctcctTCGTGATTGCTTCAATTTTGTCCTTCCATTTCCCCTGCGCAACGATctgccctgtctttgggtccaaccctgccccatgcgtgaacaaccagaacttggaccggtcgggccagtcccatgtctgtggagtgattcctgcatGGATCAGTTCAttttcaaacgctgtccacttcggaatggcagtcttgtagccacctgaccccaaatgatggaaaagtttcttctttgaagcatttttcGTATTTGTGACCGATCGGGACACAGCAGTAGACGCTTATACCTcttaaatgcgggccagtgatcttttatcttcactagactttcatcgaatactggatcttcatgcttatatttgtcccataatttTTTCTTCCATGTCTGGAATTGTGTGGCCATCTTCTTGagagtccattccttgactttcttCTTCTGGCCTTCCATCATATCTTCCAGTAGGCTGAAGCGTGTCAGTAGAGTGTCCTAAAGAAAAAAATTCAGtgcgtcgttgacataactagcttcaGTCCCCGCGTtcttcggtacatggtccctaacaagaactccAGCTTGATTTGTAAATCTGCGGCAGTGATCTTTGGGATGCAccggttcaccattatccttaaATGCGGTGAGGGCTAACctaccctcgccctttagcagttgcgtcgggcctcgttttgtttaaACAGACTtggtcgatgatccagaaggctaaaagaaaaatgattcgttaataagtgcaatacaaataaatgaatgcatctactgATGAACATAGACTTGATACataaatatacacctcgccggagtttgttatggacacttcgttgtctcttctaatctcttcagactcaagtccctcaccGACATCTTTCAGAAAATTTGTGAACTCATAGTCATCTCCATCGGGTTCCGGCCCACGGGCACTCTCAAatatcaatttctgcaccgcttcttcttgatcatcatctcggacgaaggtgccgtcctccatagctcaatgtcactacaaaattaagaaagcaattatttcattcatcatgtcatgatcataacagattgctagatggataacaattgaaatgaagaaagcaataactctaaccctaacaccaactctatgtcgcggcggcaccgccacggccacggactcggcgttccctctttttctcgaccctaaccctaacactcggcgttccctctttttctcgaccctaactctatgtcgcggtggcaccgccacggactcggtccATTGGTGTCTGGTTCAGCTCCCTCTCCACGCCATCGTCGCCGATGTGCAACGCCCTCTACGTCTGGGACTGCTACAAGAATACCTGCATCTACCAGTACTTCTACGGCAACAGTGCCAGCACCACCGGTGTGCTCGCCAACGAGACCTTCACCTTCGGCACCAACGGTACGCGTGTCTCCGTGCCCAAGATCGCCTTCGGCTGCAGGAACCTCAACGCCGGCTCCCTCTACAACGGCTCTGGCATGGTGGGCTTTGGCCGGGGCCCGCTGTCCCTGGTCAGCCAGCTAGGGGTGCCCAGGTTCTCCTACTGCCTCACCTCCTTCATGTCCATCGTGCCGAGCCGCCTCTACTTCGGTGCCTACGCCATGCTCAACACAACAAACACAAGTGACTCCGACCCGGTGCAGTCCACGCCCTTCATCGTCAACCCGGCGCTGCCCACCATGTACTACCTCAACATGACGGGCATCAGTGTCGGTGGCGACCTGCTGCCCGTCGACCCATCCGTGTTCACCATCAATGACGCCGACGGCACGGGCGGGGTCATCACTGACCAACGGTGGTCGCCGCGCACACGGCCCCGACCCTGGCGCCCCACTGCTTGACGAAGCCGCCCGCCATCAGCGGCACGAGCGCGCCCACCGCGAACGCCAGCGCCGACGCGAGCGCCGCCTGGCCTGGTCCACATTGggtcgaacaccttgcaggcgtCACCTGGCCGGCGCCGAGGCGGAGGGAGTGCAGCAGCGAGACGGCGACGGTGATGGTTCTCGGCGATGCAGGAGACCTAGGCGGCCGCGTGGAGCGCGCGGGCGAGGGGCAGGAGAAGGGGTGGGGCGCCGACGGCATGGTGCGACGTGGAGGAGACATACCTGCCGGCGCAGAGAGAGGAGAGGCCGGCCTGCAGGTGCTGCACGCGGACGACGATGACGGTGACAGCGTAGTGCGGCGTGGCACAGACGACGGACGGCGGCGATGGTGTGGTGCGCGACGGcgtggacgacggcgacggcgagcgcgCGCGCGGTctctgtgcgtgtgtgtgtgaaaTGGAGGATTTGGGGGAATTTTGCCCGCGCGGCTAAGTGAAATGGAGGCGAACCCCCTTTGGAACCGGTTGgttccaccaaccggtacgaaagacctttcgtaccggttggtgaagccaaccggtaccaaaggttatttttttcttttctttttcttttcttttgctgtttcttttctatttcttttctatttcttttttgtttttttttcttttgctgtttcttttctatttctttttttctatttcttttctatatcttttctatttctttttctatttctattctttactcccgccatgacaccgtccgcgcgggaaagtttcccgccacgacgccgcgtgtGGGAGGAAAAGGGCAGGAAATAATGGGCgcgaataaaattttattacgattgaactcaaattaaaagtacatagctcaactgaaaattaagatacatggccagattcgaatgttggagtcattcagtcatagtcgtgcctagccctataaacgtcgccactgtagtcgtcgtagtcgccgatgTTGTCGTcgctgtgtcaacacccggatttttaagtccagatgcctattatgtcattcatcgcaatcccaggaatattgttgttgcgaggcataatagtcgaatatcatagtcagcatttattacaaaccatattgtcttacaacttcagatcacatgatccatattacacaaatagttgatctattgatcaacgaacaaacaccagttcatagcggaagcttaaatagaaatggactctctagtccacaggccaacgcttgacgtcggaagactcctagttgtcgtaggcatcctgctggtcatctccttggtagttttgtccatcttcatactctggccatttgaatagccagggacagagCCGTGAATACTTTAAGTACTCACAAACTAACATTAGTGTAAGTGCTAACCATTTCAGTAAGGGggaactaagctctagtttaatttgcatcAACCCAATTTTAGTTCAAGTATTTGAGAgaagacttattcaagtgctaactaactcaagtgggaacattagtgtcattcccacaagtcaagttgtgattcaaaaacaagtcaccattcaccattcacttcaccaatattttcaagaatctgacaccggaaactgtatggcctttccaaccgtccgtaaccgtggacacagctattcgaataggtttacactctgcagaggttgcacacttgtgccacaacatttgattacatccgtcagggataaccctgaatcatcgtaactcagtacgcggatcatcaaccctaacctttcacttacataccctagtataggcacctctccccatgagcttggcctcccagtggagacccactgtcaacctgggaactgcacagggcttggccgtacaattcacctcaatccacatcatttctcaacaacggaggcagcctcggcacaacccctatgatgcttgttcagagggaacccatactaagatgcataaacttccagttaagccctacccataatcaggtattgtgggggtactcaaaaattgaaaaggtagcgcatccaaaccaatatcagttttatcaaaaatcaccatcttctcttggtcatattcaccttcaaaaatcattcaatggaatgactcatcattccaaggtttcaaattcaaaaacaAGTCCCATGTTCCccactagagtagtcaattttatttgttggcACTGGCAACTAGTTTTGAGGAGTGCTACTTAACTCTTAAActtcttaggctaagtttgatactcttgttctactctatacttagaccaaagttaactataaaagtaggcTTTAAATAACCCAAGCAAAAACTTGCAATGTAACAACTTGGGATGGGAATATTCAACATAAGGTAAAGTGGAGGGGTGCCTTGCTCAAGAGAgccttgcacttgcaagaatattagcttgccttggtagtggtcaaaattctcctcttcctcctcttggtagaatccttcctcttcctggtattctccggtgctagcgtctaaaattgagtacgaggtataatcactcaaccaaGTTCAAGGGCTATACTAAGCATCACAtgcattcacacaaactattctagtcaCACAATTAACaccattaggtgcattggttttctttacttaggaaaaataatttcctctcattacatatgtaaatgatagtttcccttTAGTGTTGgagggaataatttcctctcattagatcttcttaagatttaacttctcaaacaatcatacatgaaattatgttgacctaagtcaaccattcatcatcatcatttgagaaaatgatttaaatgaggtataatACCACCCAATATTTAACAATGCTAATTATAATTTGATATCACCaaatatttcatgtgagagtatttgactaggGGTCCAAacctcatatgaaagtacttgggacaagatttaaatgaagtgaaacacttcatatgatttacagaATAGTTTTGGACCATAACCCTGAACTaagctagccatatagtcctttatttcaactagggcatcatcattcaaagtgaccacaccatatttttgcagaaacaattagggtaagtgaaatgtgagctattagagttggaattaactaaatatcatttttggttgatttttaataattgtttgaagtttgaaaagcttctgacttgttatttttgtcactttatttctacaacagatctcacagtgagaccagtggggttgtgtagatattttcactagctttccaacggtataaagtttgctaaatttggccaagccaaacagattctattaaattttgaaaatgGAGCCAGCAAGCAATTTTGATTCAAACCAAAATTCGAAATTTGAAAAtatgggccgcgcgggaaaagctaacgggccagaGGAAAAagaaaagtgggccggcccactttgcgTCCGGCGCGAGCAGGCCACCTGacgggtgggggccacctgtctgtctctatttgaaacccgaatcggtacgttggctgtggggcgttggattagatgatgatcgtgcggcgcacgatcatcgtcttctccggcgagaacccGCGTCTCTGGCGGCGGACCTAGGGGGTTGGAGGGCTAACCAGcggtccggcgagcggcggcagtgttcagggcgaggttgtcgacgatgaggaagcagcctgtagcagtggcggagctcgaggtggcctggatcaacggcgatttctccagggcttccgcggctccgatcgtccAATTGGGGCTGCTCCGGCGTCGATTGGTCTGGCTAATGGTGTGAGGAGAagcggtgaagggtggggagtgagatggtgtgctcaatggcgtccagggaacgctctatttatagaggcgtgGAGGTGCTACGGGGCAGGGTTGCGGTCGACATTggcgcggcggttccggcgagctagcgagctagaggATGGCGGGGAGCTGTTCAGCGTGTCCAGGCGAagtgtttggcggcgacagcgcggtcgggcggcgtctggtttggtcgcgttgcttccgtgtcGGCCCGTGGCTGCGGCGGAGTTTCTtcctcgtctccggcggcggcgggcacgggtcgctgTCGTGAGCGTGTCTGGCGGTGTCGCGGTGTCATGAGGATGCTCGAGGAAGAGAGAGGGGGGCCAGAGGTGGCGCAGAGCGTCGAGGCGGCGCGTGGCCATGGCGTGCCCGTGGGCGTGTCCACGCCGTCTTCGGCATGCGCAGGACGTCGTGGGCGCGCGCGTGTCTGGCGCGTGCAGGGCATTTCTTCGACCAGGGCTAGGGCTGGCAGGTGCAGTAGGGTGTGGTGGCACCATTTGGCAAGGTGGTCAGGGTTGGGGAAGAAAGGAGAGAGGGGAGGGCATGCATGGtgatcatggccggcatggccatggcttagCCATGTGTGGCCCTTCCTCTAGGGTTGCTATGCAAGGGTGAggttgagaggggaccaggggacaggtAGGGCACCAATGGTGGAGTAGGGTTGGGCcaacactatttagaatagtgttttGGATTTAATCCATATTTGGAAATTGCAAACTTTGCCAAATTTTGGTTGAGCACAAAAGGTTTCAAAAATTGAAAGTGGTGAGTTaggttgagttgtaaatgaccagagacaaacaagtgtggtggtggaattttaaaaaatcaaagaattgcaaaatttgacaaagtgagattgttgctcatattaaaaagtctcaactttgcatgagcatagtttttgatccaagatgattttggcatggtggtctttaccaaagttgttcaccttgatgtgctcttggatgaggtgcaaagaattgggaaagtttagtttggaaaacttgaattgcaagggctcaaagtagggaccagattataaatggcagacatgaccattatttcatgtgatcactaaTTGAGTTgggatttgatttgatttgtgtttctttgattccaaaagtggtaataagtgtttagtaacataaaacaactaatggtgaagacaaaAATGGTCtggggtaaagatttgcaaaaatggcataaaccatatgtgagggttttagggttttattcctatttgatttctttctctttttattctatttggtttgtgatcttcacttgatcactttagggttttagggtttatcacaataacacaataacaatcatcatggcataccactcaaatgcacaagtcctatgcatggcactatatgcaaataaaagtttttgttagttctgaaatttggatctctgaaattcttcttctctcttttattgaaattttgggatgttacatgctgtcatcggggtcgcggtagtcgaacctcggcgggtgagcacgcgtgggctgggactgagggtagcgcaggcgggggccacggtaggccatgacgctctggagagtccggccgcgccaccacagccgacggccggcctcgttgaagttcgaacgagGCGGGCCGGCCTCCTCATGCCTGGCAAGCGCACTCTCacaccgattgatgaagaagctgtcccaagtcaggctgtagtcgggatgccactggggattcctccgctgctctggcgtgagctcgaagtagtagtggttcgtgatggccatctggcgcgccacacctagagggataggagggaccggtacgcctccaacGCTCAACAACCagtcggtcgggacgcggtagcccggcgggcaggggtagttcgaggcgcacagtgcctccgcctcccggggggttagagatacaaTGGaatccatgggagagaatgatgagtctagatgtgatatgtaaatggaggccaagcgtaCATATATAtactgaaaaaatggcgggaagacggaggcgggaagacagaggcgggaaccagtggaaagcgcgggaagaaaataggcgggaacgcagtggcgcgggaaactttcatcccgggtgggggctcaaaccgggacaaaagatgggggggtcttatctgggggaggcttatctgggagggccttatctgggggctggctaacctttagtaccggttggtgggtgcaacctagactaaaggtggtttttctgtcatCTACAAAACTgtaggtgggataaggacgcgtgggtaacctttagtaccggctggtgggtgaaaccgggactaaagctgtcggcaggataaggacgcgtgggtggacgcactactcaatgagataaagcatgtagcgcacgacgccctgtcggaggaacaagacaaagcagaagcggcgccgtgcctataaaaggaacaCCGATACACCTtggcaagcagatcaacaagcaggtagggagagtttcatccccatggatggaggaaagggttgggaaatctcccgtggcggaacttctcgaagatgcccttggtgcacacgccctatggcatcttcagaagttccgcctcggaaaatattttcctgctagcccGTGaatgactccatctcctctaacagtgttggggaaagggttgggaaatctcccgtggcggaacttctcgaatatgcccttggtgcacacgccctatggcatattcggaagttccgcctcagaaatattttcctgctagcccgtgaaagactccatctcctctaacagtgttggggaaagggttgggaagtctcccgtggcggaacttctcgaagatgcccttggtgcacacgccctatggcatcttcggaagttccgcctcggaaaaatttccctgcaagcccgtgaaagctaccatctccattgttaatatcttacttacagtaacatcattacacaaaagtgatttccatattgagatacacaagttatgatccctatctagctagtcttctgagttttcttcgtgtgtttccctttcttctgattgcgacgcaaccatggacaatcttcattatttaagatgatgcttaggtcagtttttaccttgaagggtgaaatatcatcaaacttattataatcttctgacatgtctgtcttgtcctctactcccacgatgtttctttttcctgaaagaactatgtggcgctttggctcatcgtatgatgtgtcctcttgcctttcttttctttttttcggtttggtagacatgtccttcacataaaaaacctgagccacttcactggctaggacgaatggtttggtgtcgtaccctagattcttgagatccactgtagtcattccgtactgcgggtctacctgtaccccatctttcaggttgaaccatttgcaccggaacaaagggaccttgaaattaggtccatagtcaagttcccatatctcctctatgtacccataatatgtgaccttcttCCCATTGTCCTctgttgcatcaaagcggacaccactgttttggttggtgctctttttatcttgggcgaacgtgtaaaatgtattcccattaatctcgtacccttgaaaagttgatatagtcgaagatggttgctTTGCCAACAAGTATAGTTGTTCTTCatcagtgacattcatgagacgtgtttgcaaccaaccgccgaaagtcttcatgtgttctccatcaatccaatcttcacgttgctccgggtattcagagcgtaagatatccttgtgttccactctgtacggagccaccaagat
Coding sequences within it:
- the LOC127325616 gene encoding aspartic proteinase nepenthesin-1-like: MCNALYVWDCYKNTCIYQYFYGNSASTTGVLANETFTFGTNGTRVSVPKIAFGCRNLNAGSLYNGSGMVGFGRGPLSLVSQLGVPRFSYCLTSFMSIVPSRLYFGAYAMLNTTNTSDSDPVQSTPFIVNPALPTMYYLNMTGISVGGDLLPVDPSVFTINDADGTGGVITDQRWSPRTRPRPWRPTA